Proteins found in one Terribacillus sp. DMT04 genomic segment:
- a CDS encoding HK97-gp10 family putative phage morphogenesis protein → MSVEVTGLNKLLKEIEGRYGKDNVQRVSDRALEKGAEVFVRELKSQFESFKDTGASLREITVSKPMTIGKERAIKVHWKGPDNRYRIIHLNEFGTVKNPNPKGKGAIARAMRNAENAYRAAIVEAVRRGL, encoded by the coding sequence ATGAGTGTAGAAGTAACGGGGCTTAATAAATTACTTAAAGAAATAGAAGGCCGTTATGGAAAAGATAACGTGCAGCGTGTAAGCGACCGAGCTTTGGAAAAAGGTGCGGAAGTCTTTGTTAGAGAGTTAAAAAGTCAATTTGAATCTTTCAAAGACACTGGCGCTTCTCTGCGAGAGATCACGGTTTCTAAACCAATGACCATTGGCAAGGAAAGAGCAATTAAAGTTCACTGGAAAGGGCCGGATAACCGGTACCGCATTATTCACTTGAATGAATTCGGTACCGTTAAAAATCCGAACCCCAAAGGTAAAGGAGCAATTGCTCGCGCTATGCGTAATGCAGAAAATGCGTATCGTGCTGCAATCGTTGAGGCTGTTAGGAGAGGGCTATAA
- a CDS encoding major tail protein, whose amino-acid sequence MAEEKNYRASTGIDEFYYGVLDEITNTTAAVERVKFLQTITVEMPQEPVRAYGDNITAELAVSSGNTSVTSGFHKVPEQDKKVLFGLEENEGLIAYGSEDTPPYVAVVFAKTYEDGSKEWVGLPKGMFMRSNITGQTKGEGVEFSSEEVTAEFMDRTVEGFENEKSAIFGRDAKGQTTNRDALFQAIFGQAHPSVVESGTETTPEGV is encoded by the coding sequence ATGGCTGAAGAAAAAAATTACCGAGCTTCCACTGGTATTGACGAATTTTACTACGGTGTACTTGACGAAATTACAAACACAACCGCTGCTGTAGAACGGGTGAAATTCTTGCAAACTATTACAGTAGAAATGCCTCAAGAGCCAGTTCGTGCATATGGGGATAACATCACTGCTGAACTAGCTGTATCTAGCGGTAACACGTCTGTTACCTCTGGTTTTCATAAAGTACCTGAGCAGGATAAAAAGGTCCTGTTCGGTTTGGAAGAGAACGAAGGTTTGATTGCTTACGGCTCCGAAGATACACCGCCTTATGTGGCGGTTGTTTTTGCTAAAACTTATGAAGACGGTTCAAAAGAATGGGTTGGTTTGCCTAAAGGAATGTTCATGCGTTCGAACATCACCGGGCAGACAAAAGGTGAAGGTGTAGAATTCAGCAGCGAAGAGGTAACAGCTGAATTCATGGATCGTACCGTAGAAGGATTCGAAAACGAAAAGTCAGCTATCTTTGGTCGCGATGCTAAGGGACAGACTACAAATCGAGATGCACTGTTCCAAGCCATTTTCGGACAGGCTCATCCTTCCGTTGTAGAAAGCGGAACAGAAACTACCCCGGAAGGAGTGTAA
- the gpG gene encoding phage tail assembly chaperone G: MSELKRHAIELVKDVKEGEIVKETYLTPAFLPMKVVYEAIEVYAEIEKNETSEGTNPKKEIELYTRVMNFVANEVYGKQFTPDDIFNGLHAPDVNKVLFDQVLFVARGVQNDFTKKYLAKKR, from the coding sequence ATGAGTGAATTAAAAAGACATGCAATCGAACTGGTCAAGGATGTTAAAGAAGGGGAAATCGTTAAGGAAACTTATCTAACTCCTGCATTTTTGCCAATGAAAGTAGTTTATGAAGCTATCGAAGTATACGCTGAAATCGAAAAGAACGAAACGAGTGAAGGAACTAATCCAAAGAAAGAGATTGAGCTTTATACTCGTGTAATGAACTTTGTGGCGAATGAAGTGTACGGCAAGCAATTCACTCCAGATGATATTTTCAATGGGCTGCATGCACCTGATGTAAACAAGGTACTTTTTGACCAAGTGCTATTTGTTGCGCGCGGGGTGCAGAATGATTTCACAAAAAAGTACCTGGCGAAGAAACGCTAA
- the gpGT gene encoding phage tail assembly chaperone GT produces MKSGKDINEILNMPYHFVLDLLAEEAKPKEEKSLIATFGG; encoded by the coding sequence ATGAAAAGTGGAAAGGACATAAACGAAATATTGAATATGCCTTATCACTTTGTACTGGATCTATTAGCAGAAGAAGCAAAGCCAAAAGAAGAAAAGTCCTTAATTGCCACATTCGGCGGTTAG
- a CDS encoding phage tail tape measure protein — MERIEGLSIGLNLDATALERGIPGLKSKLVGLNSEMKANMSAFDKSEQSVERYETSLRGLDKKISIQKRLVSEYKAEYEKMVKEYGEGSKQADKAAKAYNNQVAALNNTERYTKNLREEMKKLKKSQQEADYGWSKMSSNMKTAGGHMKTMGDGIKGLGSSMTAFVTTSAVGLGTAMGLAASSYEDSTVRMKNSLGLTTGEAKNLTEASRNIYKKGFSESTQEIDTALIQTRQNIRDLNEADLERITNKALVLADTFEADVNEVTRAGNNVMKAFGLEADEAFDLMAVGAQKGLNFSNEMFDNLSEYAPLFGKMGYSAEEYFELLINGAEAGVYNLDYINDVMKENQLRLKDGSKTTSEAMEKLSSSTQKVWKEFLKGDKTVKDVSNAVLAELEGMDDQVATNQIGVDLYGTKWEDLEADAMYSLGGIDGGLKDVDGTMDEMINNAEQSLSQQWKSTWREAKAALVPLGKTLLEFARDVMPEVKEGIAGVTDWLRNLDDSTKKNILKFGAFVAAAGPVLMTLGSLVSSVAGVVTIAGSLSGMIAGAGGLGAALAAFATGPVGITIGALAALTAGGIALYNHLKQDAIPEVDLFGDEVSSSTEQAVGGFMKLNDEATVQLNELAWSGKSVSEDMRDSLVATFDEMGTQIVEGLKEKKDESLQALYEFFAEAEGISDEDQQNLIQKLEEGYKKREEKVREGQDRIDDILRTAHEENRKTTAAEDEEMNKIKQSFQDQMLVALTKNQEEQEAILRNMQSQSSEISARQAADTVKNSAEARNKVIADAEQQYSDTVATWEMMRDETGEIKAEEANALIEEAKRQRDESVGHAEDMHENVVSEARLQAEEHVSEVDWETGEVLSKWQKLQNDVGLKQAEMYANAINTWNLLKEYVPRKAGEMKDMAIDKFLDLKNKGSSLFSALKGATIGRFSEMTADTLSNVSRWKNSVQNVASNLKDRALGKFSDMKNGAIKRFTDMASNTFGTFKRWGGWISGVFDDVVQGAKDLPGKIGAGISKMAGKVTGGIDTLKGKMLGGLEGGVNGVVKGINWVLKHVGVKEENRLAKWVPEYAHGTDGHPGGLAIVGDGKGANAGQELIQTPDGKVGLSPAKDTLVNLPEGTSVLSASDTKRLFSNIPKYAWGIGDLKKAAGLTKDYLVGKGKKAASSLKDTALDVWDYVSDPKELLKKALETTGFEMPEFPGGFAAATMPALNKMLSGATNFIKGKISSFGSFDSDAPGNVKSWISAAIARTGVPSSWLGPLTTIAMKESGGRTGPSTINKWDINWQRGIPSMGLMQTIGPTFNAFKENGWNDIMNPVHNAAAAINYIKRRYGNVFNVPGIKALRQGRPYVGYATGARIAQHGLYELSEEGHPEWVIPTDPKRRTEAMKLLALAGREITGNKRPNQLPNPTGGTGDGVMADVINLLREMVGIQQEQLQAIMNGHILEIDGKKAGQLLEKYITDQQNRKKGRGGRYAPKGI, encoded by the coding sequence ATGGAACGCATAGAGGGTTTATCGATTGGGCTTAATTTGGACGCAACAGCCTTAGAGCGCGGCATTCCCGGATTAAAAAGTAAGCTTGTTGGATTAAACAGTGAGATGAAAGCAAACATGTCTGCTTTCGATAAGAGTGAACAGTCAGTCGAAAGATATGAAACAAGTCTTCGTGGACTCGATAAAAAGATCTCCATTCAAAAACGCTTAGTCAGCGAATATAAAGCCGAGTATGAAAAGATGGTCAAAGAATACGGAGAAGGCTCCAAGCAAGCAGACAAAGCGGCAAAAGCTTATAACAATCAGGTCGCAGCTCTCAACAATACGGAGAGATATACAAAAAATCTGCGAGAAGAAATGAAAAAGCTCAAGAAGTCGCAGCAAGAAGCAGATTACGGTTGGAGCAAGATGAGTAGTAATATGAAGACTGCTGGCGGCCATATGAAAACTATGGGCGATGGTATTAAAGGTCTAGGTTCTTCCATGACAGCATTTGTTACAACATCAGCAGTTGGTCTTGGCACTGCAATGGGGTTGGCTGCGTCTAGTTATGAAGATTCGACTGTCCGGATGAAGAATTCATTAGGTCTAACCACTGGTGAAGCGAAGAATCTAACTGAAGCCTCACGTAACATCTACAAAAAAGGATTCAGTGAATCCACTCAGGAAATAGACACTGCACTTATACAAACGCGTCAAAATATACGGGATTTAAACGAAGCAGATCTTGAGCGTATTACCAACAAAGCACTTGTATTGGCTGACACTTTCGAGGCGGACGTAAACGAGGTCACACGAGCTGGAAACAATGTCATGAAGGCATTTGGTCTTGAAGCAGACGAAGCGTTCGATTTAATGGCTGTAGGAGCTCAAAAAGGTCTCAACTTCTCTAATGAAATGTTCGATAACCTTTCCGAGTACGCGCCTTTATTCGGTAAGATGGGTTATTCGGCAGAAGAATATTTTGAGTTGCTTATCAATGGGGCAGAAGCCGGTGTTTACAATCTTGATTATATAAACGATGTTATGAAAGAGAATCAGCTTCGCTTAAAAGATGGTTCAAAAACAACATCAGAGGCTATGGAGAAGCTTTCCTCGTCTACTCAAAAAGTTTGGAAAGAATTTCTTAAAGGCGATAAGACAGTCAAGGATGTTTCCAACGCAGTCCTCGCAGAGTTAGAAGGAATGGACGACCAAGTAGCTACTAACCAAATTGGCGTAGATCTTTACGGAACCAAATGGGAAGACCTAGAAGCAGATGCTATGTATTCACTGGGCGGTATCGATGGTGGATTAAAAGACGTTGATGGCACGATGGATGAGATGATTAATAATGCAGAGCAATCCCTATCCCAACAATGGAAGTCTACTTGGCGTGAAGCGAAAGCTGCGCTGGTTCCACTAGGGAAAACACTTCTGGAATTCGCGCGAGACGTAATGCCGGAAGTGAAAGAAGGTATTGCTGGTGTTACGGATTGGTTAAGAAACCTAGATGATTCCACAAAGAAAAACATTCTAAAATTTGGTGCTTTTGTAGCTGCAGCTGGGCCTGTGCTCATGACACTTGGTAGCCTTGTCTCCAGTGTGGCAGGCGTGGTTACTATTGCTGGGTCACTGTCCGGAATGATTGCTGGCGCTGGTGGATTAGGAGCAGCCTTAGCAGCCTTCGCAACTGGTCCAGTTGGTATAACCATTGGAGCTTTAGCTGCGCTGACAGCTGGAGGAATTGCGCTATATAACCACTTGAAACAGGATGCTATTCCTGAAGTAGACTTATTTGGTGATGAAGTTTCCAGTTCTACTGAACAGGCTGTAGGTGGCTTCATGAAGCTAAATGACGAAGCGACTGTTCAACTTAACGAGCTAGCGTGGAGCGGAAAATCTGTAAGCGAGGATATGCGTGATAGTTTGGTAGCTACGTTCGATGAGATGGGAACACAGATTGTAGAGGGTTTGAAAGAAAAGAAAGATGAAAGTTTGCAAGCATTGTATGAGTTCTTCGCTGAAGCAGAAGGGATATCCGATGAGGATCAGCAAAATCTCATTCAAAAACTGGAAGAAGGATATAAAAAACGCGAAGAGAAGGTTCGAGAGGGTCAAGATCGAATCGACGATATACTTCGTACAGCTCATGAAGAAAACCGGAAAACAACTGCTGCTGAAGATGAGGAAATGAACAAAATCAAGCAGTCATTTCAGGATCAAATGTTAGTAGCATTGACCAAAAATCAAGAAGAACAAGAAGCAATCTTAAGGAACATGCAAAGTCAGTCATCAGAAATATCAGCTAGACAAGCGGCAGATACCGTTAAGAACTCGGCTGAGGCTAGAAATAAAGTTATCGCTGATGCTGAGCAGCAATACAGCGATACTGTTGCTACTTGGGAAATGATGCGCGATGAAACTGGAGAAATTAAAGCTGAGGAAGCTAATGCTCTTATTGAAGAAGCGAAACGTCAAAGAGATGAATCCGTCGGACATGCAGAGGATATGCATGAAAACGTGGTCTCAGAAGCGAGGTTGCAAGCGGAAGAGCATGTAAGCGAAGTCGATTGGGAAACAGGAGAAGTCCTCTCTAAATGGCAGAAATTGCAGAACGATGTTGGTTTAAAGCAGGCTGAGATGTATGCCAATGCAATTAATACTTGGAATCTACTGAAAGAATATGTTCCTCGTAAAGCTGGCGAAATGAAGGACATGGCTATTGATAAGTTCCTAGACCTGAAAAACAAGGGTTCTAGTTTATTTTCGGCCTTAAAAGGTGCAACAATTGGGAGATTCTCTGAGATGACAGCCGATACCCTTTCTAACGTCTCACGCTGGAAGAACTCAGTACAAAACGTTGCGTCAAATCTAAAAGATCGCGCACTTGGTAAATTCTCTGATATGAAGAACGGAGCGATTAAAAGATTTACAGATATGGCGTCAAATACTTTCGGGACTTTTAAGCGTTGGGGCGGTTGGATTAGCGGAGTGTTTGATGATGTTGTTCAAGGTGCTAAGGACTTACCGGGCAAGATAGGCGCAGGAATTTCTAAGATGGCTGGGAAAGTTACTGGCGGAATTGACACTTTGAAAGGCAAAATGCTCGGCGGACTGGAAGGTGGCGTCAACGGAGTCGTAAAAGGTATCAACTGGGTGCTGAAGCATGTAGGTGTAAAAGAAGAGAATCGGCTGGCTAAGTGGGTTCCTGAATATGCGCATGGCACAGACGGTCATCCTGGAGGCTTGGCAATCGTTGGCGATGGAAAAGGCGCCAATGCCGGTCAAGAACTTATCCAGACACCAGACGGAAAAGTCGGATTGAGTCCAGCAAAAGATACTCTCGTCAACCTTCCAGAGGGAACAAGCGTCCTCTCAGCATCTGACACGAAAAGGTTATTTAGCAATATTCCTAAATATGCTTGGGGAATTGGAGATTTAAAGAAAGCTGCAGGCCTCACTAAAGATTATTTAGTAGGAAAGGGTAAGAAAGCAGCGAGTTCTTTAAAAGATACAGCGTTAGACGTATGGGATTATGTATCCGATCCAAAGGAATTGCTTAAGAAAGCGTTGGAAACTACAGGATTTGAAATGCCGGAATTCCCGGGTGGTTTCGCAGCTGCAACAATGCCGGCACTTAACAAGATGCTTTCAGGAGCTACAAATTTCATTAAAGGAAAAATAAGTAGTTTTGGTTCATTCGATAGCGATGCTCCCGGCAACGTAAAGAGCTGGATATCAGCAGCCATTGCTCGAACGGGTGTACCATCATCATGGCTCGGTCCCTTGACTACAATTGCCATGAAAGAATCCGGTGGCCGTACTGGTCCATCTACCATAAATAAGTGGGATATTAACTGGCAGCGTGGAATTCCGTCCATGGGTCTCATGCAGACAATTGGACCAACGTTCAATGCTTTCAAGGAAAATGGCTGGAATGACATTATGAATCCAGTTCACAATGCTGCAGCTGCTATCAATTACATCAAGAGAAGATACGGTAATGTGTTTAATGTGCCTGGTATTAAGGCGTTGCGGCAAGGACGTCCGTATGTTGGGTATGCTACAGGCGCGCGTATTGCTCAGCATGGCTTGTATGAGTTGTCTGAAGAAGGACATCCGGAATGGGTTATCCCTACGGATCCAAAGAGACGTACTGAGGCTATGAAGCTTCTTGCTCTTGCCGGCAGGGAGATAACCGGGAATAAGCGTCCTAATCAGCTACCGAATCCCACTGGCGGTACTGGTGACGGCGTAATGGCAGATGTCATCAATTTACTAAGAGAAATGGTAGGTATCCAACAGGAACAACTGCAAGCTATCATGAACGGCCATATCTTAGAGATTGATGGCAAGAAAGCCGGTCAGTTGCTTGAAAAGTATATAACTGATCAGCAAAACAGGAAAAAGGGAAGAGGTGGACGCTATGCCCCTAAAGGGATTTGA
- a CDS encoding distal tail protein Dit — MPLKGFEFNGQRNDKIHMLRGRSKSPFSSIEREIVKYPGGHRLKKTTRGLIEISQPVGFKVKNDEEQMQIVEWMTDWLIIEDWCPLKFDDEPGRVYPAVLQNDMSDFEKMATLRQGTLSFTALHAAGKEIELNLLPDRRSYFITGQRETDWTSKTTFEAPTSKYIIEEAGGGRIVLNYNFIAGDVLAIDYHKRKVLLNGKSLATAIALNTVWFPLRPGAMTINATENTIMTYVERFH, encoded by the coding sequence ATGCCCCTAAAGGGATTTGAATTTAACGGACAGAGGAATGACAAAATTCACATGCTGCGGGGGCGCAGTAAATCCCCGTTCTCTTCGATAGAAAGAGAGATTGTAAAGTATCCTGGAGGGCATCGGTTAAAGAAAACAACGCGAGGGTTAATTGAAATCAGCCAGCCAGTAGGATTCAAGGTGAAGAATGATGAAGAGCAAATGCAGATTGTGGAATGGATGACAGACTGGCTTATTATAGAAGACTGGTGCCCGCTAAAGTTTGATGACGAGCCAGGCAGAGTTTATCCGGCTGTACTGCAGAACGATATGAGCGACTTTGAAAAGATGGCTACGCTTCGGCAAGGCACACTCAGCTTTACAGCGCTGCACGCAGCCGGCAAAGAAATAGAGCTCAATTTACTACCTGACCGACGCTCTTACTTCATAACAGGGCAGCGCGAAACGGACTGGACCAGTAAAACAACATTCGAAGCACCAACTAGCAAATACATCATTGAAGAGGCTGGCGGTGGTCGCATCGTTCTTAACTATAATTTTATTGCCGGCGATGTCCTCGCGATTGATTACCATAAACGAAAAGTGTTGCTGAATGGTAAGAGTCTAGCAACAGCCATTGCGCTCAATACAGTATGGTTTCCGTTGCGTCCAGGCGCCATGACCATAAATGCTACTGAAAATACGATTATGACTTATGTTGAGAGATTTCATTAA